The sequence AACATACTACAAATTTTCCAAATTATGGATCAACTTAGAGAGCCTAAGATACATTTCATTGATGTAGTTTCCACAAACAAAATCATCAGTCATAAACTCATAATTGGTTGATTACTTAGAAACAGAATGGTGGAGGATGGAGAAAGCGGTATGCTAAATGTACCTCTTTACAGATAGGAGGCTGCTTCTTCCCTTTCACTGTCCTACCTCTTCGGAATGAACCAACCTGAAAAAAGAGACAgacaaatgaaaataaaaatccaCTCAAACTCTACAAGGCTTAAGTAGACAATAATAAACCAGTAAAAGCAGAGTTCAGCGGAAAACAGTTAAAGATACCGTCGGGGATGACACGAGGACATAAGTATTGGGACCAGAAGCATCCAGTGCTGCTAACTTTGATGACTTCACGGTGGCATCATTCAGAAATGGATTGGTCTTCCCTGGAGATGATTTTGGTGGTTGTGGTGATGGTGCTGGGGTAGCAGGTGCTGATTCCACCATGGGTTTACTCGGAACATGTGGTGCTGTAGTTGGTGAAATGTTGGATAAAGGAGCTTTGACTACTCCAATGTTGCGTTTCATATGCATCTCAAACTCTCCAACCTATCAAAATAAAAGTCAACTAAGGTCATAAACAAACTGATACAGAACTCTCTTCCATGTAAAAGGAAAAATGCGTTATATGTTCAGATAGGATTTTAGTCTCAAAAAGCATCACTACCTGAAATGGACAAAAGCTCCATTATCCAATAACTTGCCAAAAGATATGTTGAGTAAATCAAATTTATTGCATTCATCAAAAAGCTTCATCACACGCAGCATATTAGAGGACTATATTCATATGGCCAACATCATTTTTTGACATGCTGCATTATATTACATATTTCAATAGAAAATCCCAAATAATTTCATACCAAACAATTAGACACAGTAAAAGGGAAAGCAGAAAACCATACCCTCTTATATAGCCTATAAGATACAGTCTGACATTCATTTCATTTATACTGAAAGTGATTTCAAATTTTACAAGAGCGGAAAACAAGAGACAAGAAAGGTCACCTTTACTTTCAATTCAGCAATCTGAGTCTCATCACATACCTCTGTGACCAAAGCCTGATCATAACCAAATGAGACATATTCCATGTCAGGGAAGGAAGAGTTACAAAGATAATGATAGATTGTGAATACAATCGTTGTCAAACCTAAGCTCTGTCATATGTCGAAAAGACATCTCATGCAACATATAACTTTGTATCATaggataatgaaaaaaaaaatgccgATGCCCAGTCATGTTTGTGGTTCAGATTTCAGAATACTTCTAGGGGATTTTTAGAAGTTTAGAACCATACTGGGACATGGCTATTTCATAAACGCAATTCTGTAGATTGGACAAAAGTCATCAATTGCAAGGAAAAAGTATCTTATCCAATGTCCTGCTAAAAGCTTACATAAAGCTTTTTTATTTGTGGCCACATTATTGCTGATTACCATCGAGTATATAATTATCAAGAATCAGAGAAATGAAATGTCAAGAAAATTAAAGGATGGATGGCTGTAGACCTCAAATCCATAAGGAAAACTCGCAGCTTGCGAAGGATTTTTCTCCATAGGAAAGCTTTGCAAGGAAGCTACATCATCATAGCATGATTATCAGGCCTTTAAAAGAAAGAATGTCAAGAAGCAAACTACTTTAACCGCCACCTTTTTCAGAGTATAAAAGAGTTATAACATGTAACTTCCGAGAACTAATTCTTGGTTAGAACATTAACCTTCAGCAGTAACATACCGTACTTTGCATTCATATATTTGTGAACTTTCAATTTCAATAACGATAGTAATGGAACAGTTCCTTCATCTATTTCTTTTCAATACAAATATAAAACTGTAGAACTTGTACAATTGATAAAATAACTGCTATAAAAGTTTGAAATCTTCAACCAACAGCCATGATGAACAAAGACAAGTACACGATtcatttaaatacaaaaaaataacccACCATCAGACTTGGAGAGGCTGATGGGTTCAGCTGTTTTCTGACATGATACTTGTGTTCGTTTCCACTTGGCGGAACGAGAATCCATGTGCTTCTCACCCATGGTTAAGCTCTGAATCAAAAGCCTACTTTCAGAGCTCCTTCCAGCATTGTGGATGGTAAAACCAGAATTCTGAAGTGAGGGCTGAATACGGGACATGGTGCCTATGGGAGCCAAAGTTAAAATATAATGATTAAAGTATCTAGTTGCAATTCTTTCCATTCCAATCATCACGTATGCATTGATAGTAAGAAATAGATGCATGCATACATAATATGGAAACAACAACACCTAAAGTGATGGTAACTTAACAAACAAACATAAAAGGTTAAATTCACAAAATTATACATTGTAATAAGCCAAATCTAAAGCAATGGACCGCTAAAGAAAGCTAAACCAATTACAAAACTAATTAGCtctgaaatgaaaaaaaaaaaaaaaaaacattactaCTATATTAATCCAACAGAACCTGAGTTCAGAACTAAATCCAAAATCAATAATATATTAAGTTCATACACGATTCGATTCCGATCAAATATATATTGATTTTCACTTTGTTTTCCCTAaaaaaaacaatcaaagatgaaaTGCTATAACAGCGAGATTAAAGATCACAAAGAAAACAGGAGAGAGCtggcaaaaaaaaaatcaaaatatgaaacacattcaaagagagagagagagagagagaagagagtgaaaaTTAATACTGAATGTAAGAGAGAATGGAGCGAAGGAATTGAGATTTTGCAGAAAAATGCAGAGAGCGATGAAATGGTGAAGAGTGTTAATAAGGTTTTAAACGTCTTTCTCTCTTAGGTGTTTGCTAGGGTACGGTTATAAATTCATACCTATCGATATAATTAAAATGTGGACAAACTAAAATACGATATGTGGATTATATTTTTcacatcaataattaatttttcttttttaaaatatatattatatcaattattttactaaactattcttatattttaataaaaataaaaaatattttttatttaatattataaaaagactaaaatatctttttttacattaaacaaaaattattttaattttttaatttaatcaaaatttaattaactttaattttataattttaaattaaaattaatttaaaaatcaaaatcaaaatacatctcATTATTCATATACATTGAAAAATTAATTCATTGATCATGAACCCTAATCTAATCTCTCTTATCCTAATTCATACCAAAAAGAATACATCTAAACAATTTTTCTTCATCATTGAATAATAATCTACCAATAAAATACAACGTCAACGGCACGCGAATCAACGAAATCAGTTACGATAAGATCTTCAACTTGACACATTTCAGCTTCTCATCGAGTAAAAACAAGTTCACAGTGGTTGGTTGCAACACAATTGGAGAAGTAGTACAGTATAATATTATAGAGAGAAGAAACTATGCCACTGGGTGCTTTTCAGTGTGCCTCAGTGTTAATGAAACAACTAGCGAGATCTGCACCGGCTTCGGTTATTGCCAGAGCCCAATACCGGCGAATGGCCTATCGGATATTGGTATTGGATCTTATAGTAGTGGTGCTGACAGCTACAATGCCGTTTTTTCCTTCATCAACCCCTGCGGCTATGCGTTTACGGCGGAGGATGGagcctaaatttttttttcatcattgaaTATCAATCTACCGATAAAATACAACTTCATTCCTAAAATGATGAAGAAAAATTGTTTAGATGTGTTCTTTTTGGTATGAACTGGGGTGAAAAAGATTAGATTAGGGTTCATGATCAATGAATTAATTTTtcaatgtatataaataatgaaatgtattttgattttgatttttaaattaattttaatttaaaattataaaattaaagttaattaaattttgattaaattaaaaaaattaaaataatttttgtttaatgtAAAAAAGGATATTTTAGTCTTTttgtaatattaaataaaaaaatattttttttattaaagtataaggatagtttagtaaaataattgatatgatatatatttaaaaaaaaaaaaattaattattgatgtgGAAAATATAATCCACGTGTCGTGTTTTAGTTTGTCCACATTTTAATTATATCGATACGTATGAATTTATAATCGTACCGTAACAAACACCATATTTTAAGATCCCAAAACTAACCCCGGGCAGAATTATACAGAGATTGAAAAAGAGAAGACTAAGGGAGCACCAAAATAAATTGAACACATCAACACAGCATCATAAATTTCCTCATTCGATGCTGCCTGTCctcaacaaaaataaataactgcCCAGCCGAGTCACAGGAAACTCTTCGTAACTGACTCATTTTTAAGAGAGAGAAAACTAAAAAAGAATTCGAAATTTTCGAAGAAATGAAAACAATGAGAATCAGATTAGGTGGCACTTATTTTAGTAATCACCAATAATTGGTAAGTATGTACCTAATCCCATGGCTAGGACCACAAGTGACACCATCTATGTCCACGTTTGCAGTGCCGGGTCCAATTGAAATGCGGTCATCACCTGCTCAAAATTAGTCAAATAATTAATAATGTTATTATCATAATAAGCTGTATAATTATAGTAAGTAGAAGATTGCTGTTTTTAATTATATGCATGATTACTATTGCTTATCATGGTATTGTATATTCCAACAGCCTTTAGAGTTTTCAACATGGATACCATCAGTGTTGGGGCTGAGTTTAGGTGAAGAAATGGACAGCCTATCTATTTGTACTATAAAAAAGGATATTTTAGTTTttgtaatattaaataaaaaaatattttttatttttattaaagtataaggatagtttagtaaaataattgatatgatatatatttaaaaaaaaattaattattgatgtgGAAAATATAATTTACATGTCGTGTTTTAAtttgttcatattttaattatatcgaTACTTATGAATTTATGATCGTACCGTACCAAACACCTCTTTCTTATTGCCGTGCGCTTCGATATCTTCGCCTTCCCTCTTGTTGCTAACATGCGCCTTGCATGCATGCTCctcttaatttatttattttcttggtGAAACTCAAATATGTTTATGAGTTAAATTAATGATTAATCATGGACATAAAATAATATGCAGACTCAACTTCAATTATTTTCGTATCTAGTTGAATATTTGAAAAacgttaaataataatttaattaaatatattaaataatttaataatttttataagtaaatataaattttcacaaaaaaaaaccGGTCACTTAAATATACGTACGTACTTTTATTTTGGATGGACTGGTTTCAGGTTTCTACTCCAAAGTAAAAACTGTATCAAATAAACTTTTTGTCTACTTCTAATTTGGTAGGTTTATTCAACACCCACCGCTTTATATTGCAGCCAAGAGTTACAAGCACAAACTAAGAGAAGCACATATTCATAATTATTGCTTCAAAAAGGAAAGGATACTTCTCAGGTGGATTCATGGTCAAGTAAACTATGTGAAGAatgaaataacaaaataaaacaaggcGTACAGTTGTTGCACCCaaataattatacaaataatTGCCCTCTTTAACTCTCTGTTGACCAGGTACGTCGAATATCAGGATGAAGAGAGCAAGCAAAGCAAAGTATGGAACAACCAAGCCGTCGCGACATATCAGAGGGAACATGGAGAGCATGGCAAATTGCATGAACCACTTAAAAATAAAAGGTTCTTCCATGGCCAGTAGGCTTGCAGGAAGTGGCAGCAAAATGGACTTCTCATGCACTGTAAGGCACCATGCATACACTCGTAAGATATTTTCAACAAAATGATCGCAATTTGGCATTGTGAAAAAAAATATGTTACAAACCTTGAAAAGAAAACAAGTAGAATGCAAATGAACAATTTAGCAGCCCATAGAGGAAACCTCGATTACTTGGAGATTTTATTTGTTGAATTATGGAAAAGTATACGTTACCAAGAGAGAGTCTGCCAACTATTACcaacacaaattaaaaaaaaattaaaataaatttaaatggcTAAATTAGGTTTAATGTGGGGTCCATGAAAAACATTTTGAAAAAGTAAGGAAATGGTAAACGTGGATCAGGTTAACCTCAAACCAGAGAAACTCAATATCCCAACCCTTTCAAgcaatttcttttctaaaaaaccATCGCCGAACGTCTCTCTCGTACAATTGGCCAAAATTTTCAGTCACCGGGACGCCGCCGTGCCCAATCCGCCAGTGACCGTCTCTCTCCCCGATTCCAATTAGATACACCAACAGCCTCGTGGAAGATAGATGCGACGTGCGTGCATGGTGGTGTCGTGAAACCGTTGTGCCGTGAACTATACCAGGTAATATCTCCGTCCTGATTTTAGTAACATCAATAAGAATCTACAATAGCCTTTCCATTTGCGACACAGACCCTTCCTGGAGCACCGATTTCCAGTGTATGTATCTGTGTTGAAGGCGAGTGCATCACAATATGCCTATGGATACACCAATTTTTGAAGAAGCATTGTCCGGCAGTGCGTATGACGTGAGGGAGAATTCTATTTTCACCGACGTTAATGTTCTGTGTTTGAGTGAAGATGACACACCACATATAGAACAGGTAATTCTTCTTTTAGTGGCGTTTTTGCTTAGGCCTTCCAGCAACCTTTTTTTAATGTTTTACATCATGAGTTATTAACAGGGATTCAGATGtgtcttgtttattttttctattttttttctcaacTTAATTTGCTTAATGTGACTTTTTTTATAGCGACTTAATGTGTCTTGTAGTGAGTTTTCTTGTGATATACATAGCAATAAATTCAGTTGAGAATGACAATATATTTTGAGTAATGCATTGAGATCCATGTgttttttattagatatttgTGGTTTTAGGAATGGTTAAATGAGCTTTATATTAGCAaattgaatttgtattttttgGCTCTATAATTTTTATTTGGGAGTACACCAACTTATCCTTGCATGTGTCTTGTTCATTTTAGATCATTcactcatatttttttttctcagtTTAAGTTGCTTAATGTGTGTTGTTCATGATAGGTTAATGTGTCTTTTGGTGAATTTTCATGTGATACATTGAGCCATATATTTAAGTTGAGAATGAGTGTATATTTTAAGCATACATAgtctttcttgtttatttttagcAATACtctgtgattttttttttcaatttaatttgctTAATGTGACTTTTTCATAGTGACTTAATGTGTCTTGTAGTGAATTTTCTTGTGATACACATAGCAATAAATTCAGTTGAGAATGACAATCTATTTTCAGCAATACATTCAGATCCATGTATTTTTTACTAGATATTTGCGGTTTTAGGAATGGTTAAACGAGTTTTATATTAGCAaattgaatttgtattttttgGCTCTATAATTTTTATTTGGAAGTACACCAACTTATCCTTGCATGTGTCTTGTTCATTTTAGTATCATTCACTCCTATTTTTTTTCTCAGTTTAATTTGCTTAATGTGTGTTGTTCATGGCAGGTTAATGTGTCTTTTGGTGAATTTTCTTGTGATACATCGAGCCACATATTTAAGTTGAGAATGAGTGTATATTTTAAGCATACATAgtatttcttgtttatttttagcAATACTCTGTGTGTTTTTTTTTCAACTTAATTTGCTTAATGTGACTTTTTCATATCGATTGAATGTGTCTTGTACTGAGTTTTCTTGTGATACACATAGCAATAAATTCAGTTGAGAATGACTATATATTTTGAGCAATGCATTGAGATCGATGTgttttttattagatatttgcTGTTTCAGAAATGGTTAAATGAGCTTTATATTAGcaaattaaatttgtatttttttggctctatattttttatttgggaGTACACCAGCTAATCCTTAGATGTGTCTTGTTCATTTTAGCATCATTCACTCATTTTTTTTCTCAGTTTAATTTGCTTAATGTGTGTTGTTCATGGTAGGTTAATATATTTATTACAAGAAAAACatagtaattttttaaaaagtaaaaatttgGTTTGTCCATTAGTAGGTATTATCAAAAGTTAGCAGGGATACACTTTATTGCATGAATTGTGTTTTATTATTTCTTAGTTTAGCATGTGGAGATGATTTTTCCAgctatgaatttttttttaattttttaattttttttatggttttgatTATCGATAGTACTTTTTTATACTAGTTTAGTTTGGGATGTCAATTAGTAGGTATTTTCTGTTTGTTGGCAAAGTATTTTATTAGTGTTGAATGGTTGATGTGTATCTTGTTTGGTGATATGTCCTCGTTTATCGATTTTAGGGGAAAGAATCTGAAGACGCTATTCAGAAAAAGGATGATGCTACGGTAAGCAATAATGAGGTgtgaaatatattttattcttctCGCAAAACTAGTGACATATTGGAAATTGTTTAGATTGATGCGGTTTGTGTTGAGTGATGCGTTTTCTGAATGGATTTGCAGGTCCCGGATCACTGGAATTCCAGTGGAGGAAATCCCGTACGTAGGATTGAGATTTGATTCGTTACAGCGGGCACAAGAGTTCTATTCTAATTATTCGAAGAAAGTTGGGTTTGTGACGAGGATTAGGAATACAAACTTTGACAAGACCAGGAAGGAATTAAAGGTACCTATTAATCAATCGATACACTGTAGTCGTGAAGGTTATCGGGAATCTCGAGTGAAGGCAGCAATGCGGGTAAAGAGAATAACAACAGCTGGGTGCAAAGAAAGGATGTACGTGATGCTTGATAGGCATAATGATAATTGGCTGGTGACCAAATTAGAATTGAAGCACACCCACGCGTGTTCTGCCGAGCAAGCTGTGCATTACAGTGAGTACAGGGAACCGACCATGCATGTCAAGTGTGTGATTTAGAACAACGATGAGGCTGACATACGGCCTAACAAGACTTATCTCGTACTGGCAAATGAGGTTGGTGGGTCATCAAAGTTGGGTTACTCAGAAAAGGATGTTAGGAACTATATAACGAGAAATTTGCGTTGTGCTGATGTAAACGAAGATGTGAAGGAAATGATTAGATATTTCATGCGAATGAGAGATATAACCCCGAATTTCTTCTATGCAGTTGATGTGGACGAAACTAACAAGTTTAAGAGTGCGATATGGGTAGATGCAAGATGCAGGGCATCGTATGAATATTTTGGAGATGTGGTATTGTTTGATACAACGTACAGAAGGAACAAGTATATTTGTGTTTTTGTCTCCATTATAAGGGTTTACATTTTTCCAACAATATTGTGATTTAGTAAATTTTGGCTGTCTTTATTGCAAGCATGGACTTCCGTTTGCATCTTTCGTTGGTGTCAACCATCACGGCAAGTCCACACTACTCGGATGTGCTTTGTTGGGTAATGAGGAAATTCCTAGCTTTGAGTGGGTCTTTAAAAACTGGTTAAATTGCATGGGAAATCCCCCACAGGCCATCATCACGGACCAGTGCAAATCCATATTTGGCGCAATTAAGAATGTCTTCCCAAATACTAGACATCGATGGTGTATATGGCACATAATGAAGAAGATACCACATAAACTCGGAGGATATGCTAAATACAGGGAAATAGATGATAAAATGCATGGCACTGTTTGGAATGCCCGTTTTGAAGAGTCTTTTGAGAAAGATTGGTGTGCATTCGTTAATGAGTTTAACCTACACAAAAATAAATGGCTATCAGGTTTGTGCTTTACAGTGCTCTTGTATTATTTTTGGATGgtgggttgatgagcggataatttatacgctttttggcattgtttttaatatgtttttagtaggatctagttacttttagggatgttttcattagtttttatgttaaattcacatttctggactttactatgagtttgtgtatttttctgtgatttcaggtattttctggctgaaattgagggacttgagcagaaatcagattcagaggttgaaaaaggactgctgatgctgttggattctgacctccctgcactcaaagtggattttctggagctacagaactcgaaatggcgcgcttctaattgcgttggaaagtagacatccagggctttccagaaatatataatagtccatactttggccaagaattgacgacgtaaactggcgttcaacgccagccttctgcccaaatctggcgtccagcgccagaaaaggatccaaaaccagagttgaacgcccaaactggcacagaaactggcgttcaaactccacaaatggcctctgcacatgctacacttaagctcagcccaaacacacaccaagtgggcccaggaagtggatttatgcatcaattactcactcatgtaaaccctagtgactagtttattataaataggacctcttactattgtattaggcatcctggattgtattttgatcctgtgatcacNNNNNNNNNNNNNNNNNNNNNNNNNNNNNNNNNNNNNNNNNNNNNNNNNNNNNNNNNNNNNNNNNNNNNNNNNNNNNNNNNNNNNNNNNNNNNNNNNNNNNNNNNNNNNNNNNNNNNNNNNNNNNNNNNNNNNNNNNNNNNNNNNNNNNNNNNNNNNNNNNNNNNNNNNNNNNNNNNNNNNNNNNNNatgaattttacataattaaagtgtaatcacgattgcgcgtaccaagttgctcacgttgccggggattgtttgagcctggacatcacaatttcgtgcaccaagtttttggcgccgttgccggggacttaattgttcctgtttggcgccaagaatcgtctgagatcccaatcccggcaacaacaccaagtttttggcgccgttgccggggattgtttgagtttggacaactgacggttcatcttgttgctcagattaggtaattttctttttgttttcttttcaaaaatttttcaaaaatattttcaaaaacctctcatctgttttcgaaaaaaaaaaataaaataaaaatgttttcaaaaattttattcaaaatttttaagaatgaattctagtgtttcatgaagcatgtgaagcctggctggctgtaaagccatgtctaaattcttttggactgaggcttccaaaccatcagaggtaagttacatacttgataaatgatgagcagcaatttgctatcaagatcaatatactctggtgttaaatgctgaagcttggctggccattggccatgtctagtgttttggactggagctttctttgaaagcttggctggctagtgagccatgtctaattcctggactgaagctttagactaacatggcaagattcctggaattcatactaaaaattttggaatccttatttttctttttcaagactattttcaaaaaatataaaataaaaatccaaaaaaaaaaaatttagaaaatcataaaaatcaaaaatatttttgtttgtgtttcttatttgagtcttgagtcatgttataagtttggtgtcatgcatgcattcattgttttgatctaaaaatttcatgcattgcatatttttcatgtttttcataaaaatttcaaaaatcaaaaaaaaaaaaatatctttccatttttctctcatcaaattcgaaaatttgagttgactttttcaaaattttttaaaatcaaattgtttctcatgagtcaaatcaaattttcaatttgaaaatcttatctttttcaaaatctttttcaaaaatcatatctttttcaaaattcttagttattttcgaaaattccaaaaatatttttcaaaaatcttttttttatatcaaattttcgaaaataacataatcaattaatgttttgattcaaaaatttgaagtttgttacttgcttgttaagaaagattcaaactttaagttctagaatcatatcttgtgatttcttatgaatcaagtcattaatcgagattttaaaaatcaaatctttttcaaaactaattctatcatatcttctcaaaaatatctttttcaaaaatatcttttcaaaatatcttttctagcttcctaacttcttatcttttcaaaattggttttcaaaatttgtttcaactaactaactaactttttgtttgtttcttaactttttcaaaaccacctaactaattctctctttctaattttcgaaaatatctccccctttttcaaaaatttctttttaattaactaattatttttatttttatttttgatttaaaaaattttcgaaaaaaatactaaacatttttcaaaaactattttcaaaaatcactaactctttttcaaaataattttcgaaaattttccctctcccatcttattctatttattcattcatatcctaacatcacatctcacatctcttccatccgtacagttgtgtttcttcctttacatcacattctttgtctccccctcttttcttccactcacaaagggatccctatactgtggtataaaggatctctattattattatttttctgtgccttcttctttgtcatatgagcaggagcaaggataagaacattcttgtgaaagcagatccagaacctgaaaagactctgaagagaaaattaagagaagctaaaatacaacaatccagagataacctttcagaaattttcgaacaggaaaaggaaatggcagccgaaaataataataatgcaaagagaatgcttggtgacttcactgcacctaattccaatttacatggaagaagcatctccattcctgccattggagcaaacaactttgagctgaaacctcaattagtttctctaatgcagcagaactgcaagtttcatggacttccatctgaagatccttttcagttcttgactgaattcttgcagatatgtgatactgttaagactaatggagtagatcctgaagtctacaggctcatacttttcccttttgctgtaagagacagagctagattatggttggattctcaaccNNNNNNNNNNNNNNNNNNNNNNNNNNNNNNNNNNNNNNNNNNN is a genomic window of Arachis ipaensis cultivar K30076 chromosome B06, Araip1.1, whole genome shotgun sequence containing:
- the LOC107647915 gene encoding uncharacterized protein LOC107647915 isoform X2: MSRIQPSLQNSGFTIHNAGRSSESRLLIQSLTMGEKHMDSRSAKWKRTQVSCQKTAEPISLSKSDASLQSFPMEKNPSQAASFPYGFEALVTEVCDETQIAELKVKVGEFEMHMKRNIGVVKAPLSNISPTTAPHVPSKPMVESAPATPAPSPQPPKSSPGKTNPFLNDATVKSSKLAALDASGPNTYVLVSSPTVGSFRRGRTVKGKKQPPICKEGDYIKEGQVIGYLDQFGTSLPVKSDVSGEVFKLLFQDGEAVGYGDPLMAVLPSFQNIK
- the LOC107647915 gene encoding uncharacterized protein LOC107647915 isoform X1, which translates into the protein MHLFLTINAYVMIGMERIATRYFNHYILTLAPIGTMSRIQPSLQNSGFTIHNAGRSSESRLLIQSLTMGEKHMDSRSAKWKRTQVSCQKTAEPISLSKSDASLQSFPMEKNPSQAASFPYGFEALVTEVCDETQIAELKVKVGEFEMHMKRNIGVVKAPLSNISPTTAPHVPSKPMVESAPATPAPSPQPPKSSPGKTNPFLNDATVKSSKLAALDASGPNTYVLVSSPTVGSFRRGRTVKGKKQPPICKEGDYIKEGQVIGYLDQFGTSLPVKSDVSGEVFKLLFQDGEAVGYGDPLMAVLPSFQNIK
- the LOC107647915 gene encoding uncharacterized protein LOC107647915 isoform X3, with the translated sequence MEKNPSQAASFPYGFEALVTEVCDETQIAELKVKVGEFEMHMKRNIGVVKAPLSNISPTTAPHVPSKPMVESAPATPAPSPQPPKSSPGKTNPFLNDATVKSSKLAALDASGPNTYVLVSSPTVGSFRRGRTVKGKKQPPICKEGDYIKEGQVIGYLDQFGTSLPVKSDVSGEVFKLLFQDGEAVGYGDPLMAVLPSFQNIK